Genomic DNA from Thermus amyloliquefaciens:
CTACGGCCTGCGCATCCTGCTCACCCTGCTTCCCCCTCAGGGGGGGTACAAGGCGATTTACTAGGCAAGCCCAGGCCTTGTTGCCAAATGTGGGCCAGGTTCCTTTACTCTTTTGCGCTCATGGGTATGTTGGCCTCGGGAGGAGAGGTATGGGGTACGCCCATCCTGAGGTACTGGTGAGCACAGACTGGGTTCAGGAGCACCTCGAGGATCCCCAGGTGCGGATCCTCGAGGTGGACGAGGACATCCTCCTCTATGACACCGGCCACATCCCCGGGGCCCAAAAGGTGGACTGGCAAAGGGACTTTTGGGACCCCGTGGTGCGGGATTTCGTGGATGAAGAGGGTTTTGCCAGCCTCATGGAAAGGCTTGGCATCGCCAACGACACCACCGTGGTCCTCTACGGGGATAAGAACAACTGGTGGGCCGCCTACGCCTTCTGGTTCTTCAAGTACAACGGCCACCAGGATGTGCGCCTCATGAACGGGGGGCGGCAGAAGTGGGTGGAGGAGGGACGCCCCCTCACCACCGAGGTGCCCTCCTACCCCAGGAGCACCTACCGGGTACCGTACCGGGACGAGTCCATCCGCGCCTACCGGGACGAGGTGCTGAAACACATCCTCAAGGTCAAGGAGGGCAAGGGGGCCCTGGTGGACGTGCGCAGCCCCGAGGAGTACCGGGGGGAGCTCACCCACATGCCCGGCTACCCCCAGGAGGGGGCCCTAAGGGCCGGCCACATCCCGGGGGCCAAGAACATCCCCTGGGCCAAGGCGGTGAACCCCGACGGCACCTTTAAGAGCGCCGAGGAGCTCAAGGCCCTGTACCTCCCCCTGGGGGTCACCCCGGACAAGGACGTGGTGGTCTACTGCCGGATCGCCGAGCGCTCCAGCCACTCCTGGTTTGTCCTCAAGTACCTTCTGGGTTACCCCCGCGTGAAGAACTACGACGGCTCCTGGACGGAGTGGGGCAACCTGGTGGGGGTTCCGGTGGCCAAAGGGGAGGAGTAGGACCCCCTCCCTGGGGCCTCCCCCCTTGGCCTCCTTGCCTCAATCCTCGGAAACCCGCCCCAGGGCCTGGGCGGCAAGCCGGCGCCCCGTGGGGGTGTCCGCCAAGCCCCCCAGGCCCGTTTCCTTTAGCTCCAAGGGCAGGAGGCGGCCGATACCCGCCATGGCCAGGATCACCTCATCGGGAGGGATCACGCTCCTGATCCCCGCCAGGGCCATGGAGGCGGCGCTCACCGCATGAACGGCGTAAAAGCCGTTGCGCATCACGCAAGGCACCTCCACGAACCCTCCCACGGGATCGCACACCAGGCCCAGGGTGTTCTGCAGGGCCAAGGCGGCCGCATGGGCGCAGGCCTCCGGGCTCCCCCCGAGCAGTTCGGTCACGGCGGCCGCCGCCATGGCCGCGGAAGAACCGATCTCCGCTTGGCACCCCCCGCTGGCCCCGGCGATGTAGATCTGGCGGCTGATGATCTTGGCCACCCCGGCGGCCAGGACCATGGGCATGAGGAGGGCCTCATCGGGGATACCCAGATGGTCCGCCACCCCCAAAAGGGCCCCCGGCAGGGTCCCGGCGCTGCCCGCGGTGGGGGCGGCCACGATCCGGCCCATGCGGGCGTTCTCCTCATTGACCGCCATGGCGTAGGCCTGAACCCGCTTCAGGAGGGGGTCCCGCAAGGGATTGGGAGCCTCCCACAGGGTCTTGGCGTTCTTACCCACCATCCCCGCCACGCTGGGGGCATCCGAGGCTAGGCCCCTCCGGATGGAATCCCGCATGACGCCCAGGCGCTCGCGAAGCTTATCCAGGATCACCTCGGGGGCCAGGCCCGTTTCCTCCACCTCCTCGCGAAGCAGGGCCTCTGAAGCC
This window encodes:
- a CDS encoding sulfurtransferase, translating into MGYAHPEVLVSTDWVQEHLEDPQVRILEVDEDILLYDTGHIPGAQKVDWQRDFWDPVVRDFVDEEGFASLMERLGIANDTTVVLYGDKNNWWAAYAFWFFKYNGHQDVRLMNGGRQKWVEEGRPLTTEVPSYPRSTYRVPYRDESIRAYRDEVLKHILKVKEGKGALVDVRSPEEYRGELTHMPGYPQEGALRAGHIPGAKNIPWAKAVNPDGTFKSAEELKALYLPLGVTPDKDVVVYCRIAERSSHSWFVLKYLLGYPRVKNYDGSWTEWGNLVGVPVAKGEE
- the sdaAA gene encoding L-serine ammonia-lyase, iron-sulfur-dependent, subunit alpha, with translation MPLTLNDLATLSGRASEALLREEVEETGLAPEVILDKLRERLGVMRDSIRRGLASDAPSVAGMVGKNAKTLWEAPNPLRDPLLKRVQAYAMAVNEENARMGRIVAAPTAGSAGTLPGALLGVADHLGIPDEALLMPMVLAAGVAKIISRQIYIAGASGGCQAEIGSSAAMAAAAVTELLGGSPEACAHAAALALQNTLGLVCDPVGGFVEVPCVMRNGFYAVHAVSAASMALAGIRSVIPPDEVILAMAGIGRLLPLELKETGLGGLADTPTGRRLAAQALGRVSED